In Leptospira saintgironsiae, one genomic interval encodes:
- a CDS encoding M14 family zinc carboxypeptidase translates to MLRGIKRLNRYEKRLLRIAKLGGKLVKINQAGFSRRTDEGFRFPIYSLEIGTKEGLEKHPVGITAGVHGLETIGIQILIDFLEYIISPKSTGYLPELKKGKLGLVIIPIVNPGGVAAKTRSNPGGVDLMRNSGIDAEKPLPFFGGQKFSNKLPYFRGHGLEPESRTLSRTVFERFFHVQDSILPVLDLHSGFGTVDNVWWPYAYTHRPCTDTALYEKIASHFKDHCGHINFAYGPQSASYTTHGDLWDKFYDHYQELYSEQESWSSRFLPLTLEVGTWSDIKEEPMKLFSKKGIFRPAEHNKSEVLTRYRGFLRDFVRLGLTKPKDWIEAQ, encoded by the coding sequence TTGCTCAGAGGTATCAAAAGACTGAATCGATACGAGAAAAGATTACTCAGGATCGCAAAACTGGGTGGCAAACTCGTAAAAATCAACCAAGCAGGTTTTTCCAGAAGGACTGACGAAGGTTTTCGATTTCCGATCTATAGTTTGGAGATAGGAACTAAAGAAGGTTTAGAAAAACATCCTGTAGGGATCACGGCAGGTGTACATGGATTGGAAACCATTGGCATCCAGATCCTGATCGATTTTTTAGAATATATCATTAGTCCTAAATCCACAGGTTATCTTCCTGAATTAAAAAAAGGTAAATTAGGATTAGTTATTATTCCAATCGTAAATCCAGGTGGGGTGGCTGCAAAAACCAGATCGAATCCTGGTGGAGTAGACCTGATGAGAAACTCAGGCATAGACGCAGAGAAGCCTCTTCCATTTTTTGGAGGCCAAAAGTTTTCCAATAAACTTCCTTATTTTAGAGGACATGGATTGGAGCCTGAGTCTAGAACACTTTCACGAACTGTTTTCGAAAGATTTTTTCATGTACAAGATTCTATTCTGCCAGTTTTAGACCTACATTCCGGATTTGGAACTGTGGATAATGTGTGGTGGCCATATGCTTATACACATAGGCCTTGTACAGATACTGCTTTGTACGAAAAGATAGCTTCTCACTTTAAAGATCATTGTGGTCATATCAATTTTGCTTATGGTCCTCAGAGCGCGAGTTATACAACTCATGGAGATCTTTGGGATAAATTTTACGATCATTACCAAGAATTGTATTCCGAACAAGAGAGTTGGAGTTCCAGATTTCTTCCTTTAACATTGGAAGTGGGAACTTGGTCTGATATTAAAGAAGAGCCTATGAAGTTATTTTCTAAAAAAGGAATATTTAGACCTGCTGAACATAATAAAAGCGAAGTTCTTACTAGATACAGAGGTTTCCTTAGAGACTTTGTACGCCTAGGTTTAACTAAGCCGAAAGATTGGATAGAAGCTCAGTAA
- a CDS encoding RNA polymerase sigma factor → MEKSVTIQDEFTDTIRIALEGRPRAMEILLEKIQDYIFNLSLRMLWDPQEAEDATQEILLKISNKLSGFRFESKFTTWVYSIASNHLLTIKRPKNIVHLSRIRQEYLSKPNSISLEDQVEDKILEEEIRFGCVHAVLLKLNSADRIVFVLSSVYGMSSEEGAEILSISSDNFRQKLSRSKKKLSEFLSKECGMWIDNNKACPCIGLSGHLLNRNRDNVSFFTELKKLKRKNPSLEDSKVLGHLKELDRLAWIYKSQGIYETPKEILEKLGPSS, encoded by the coding sequence ATGGAAAAATCCGTAACGATACAAGACGAGTTTACGGATACAATCCGAATCGCTCTAGAGGGAAGACCTAGAGCGATGGAAATTCTTTTAGAAAAGATCCAAGATTATATCTTTAATCTTTCGTTAAGAATGTTATGGGATCCTCAAGAAGCAGAAGATGCTACCCAAGAGATCTTACTCAAAATTTCTAATAAACTTTCTGGGTTTAGATTCGAGAGTAAGTTTACTACTTGGGTATATTCTATCGCGAGTAACCATCTTCTCACAATTAAAAGACCTAAGAATATTGTACATTTAAGTAGAATACGACAAGAATATCTATCTAAACCAAACTCTATCTCTTTAGAAGACCAAGTAGAAGACAAAATTTTAGAAGAAGAGATCCGATTCGGATGCGTACATGCAGTTTTATTAAAATTAAATTCTGCAGATAGGATAGTATTCGTTCTATCTTCAGTTTATGGTATGAGTAGCGAAGAAGGAGCCGAAATTTTAAGTATCAGTTCCGACAACTTCCGTCAAAAACTTTCTCGTTCCAAAAAGAAACTATCCGAATTTTTATCCAAAGAATGTGGGATGTGGATAGATAATAATAAAGCATGTCCTTGCATAGGATTATCAGGACATCTTTTAAATAGAAACCGAGATAATGTTTCCTTCTTTACAGAACTGAAAAAACTAAAAAGGAAAAATCCTAGTTTAGAAGATTCTAAAGTATTGGGACATTTAAAAGAACTGGATCGACTTGCTTGGATCTATAAAAGCCAAGGAATTTACGAAACTCCCAAGGAAATTCTAGAAAAACTGGGACCTTCTTCTTAA
- a CDS encoding nuclear transport factor 2 family protein, with translation MHPNEAKIRDFYKSFHSRNSASIADFYSQDVEFSDPVFPKLKGGAVSGMWSMLLERMDPNATIELVEANASADSGTAYWVATYLFSKTGRQVQNHIRSEFQFKNGKVVKQKDRFPLWKWTRMALGTPGVLLGWSPLVQGKVRSEAARNLEHYLRKKGITA, from the coding sequence ATGCATCCAAACGAAGCCAAAATTAGAGACTTTTATAAAAGTTTTCATTCAAGAAACTCTGCAAGTATTGCAGACTTCTATTCACAAGACGTTGAATTTTCAGATCCAGTATTTCCTAAATTAAAGGGCGGAGCAGTATCTGGTATGTGGTCTATGCTTTTAGAAAGAATGGACCCAAATGCAACGATAGAATTGGTAGAGGCAAACGCCAGCGCAGATTCAGGAACAGCATACTGGGTGGCGACTTATCTGTTCTCAAAAACAGGAAGGCAAGTCCAGAACCATATCAGATCCGAATTCCAATTTAAAAATGGAAAAGTAGTCAAACAAAAGGATAGATTTCCTCTCTGGAAATGGACCAGAATGGCATTAGGCACTCCTGGAGTTCTTTTGGGATGGTCACCTTTAGTCCAAGGAAAGGTAAGATCAGAAGCTGCCAGAAATTTAGAACATTATCTTAGGAAAAAAGGGATAACAGCTTAG